A genome region from Ursus arctos isolate Adak ecotype North America unplaced genomic scaffold, UrsArc2.0 scaffold_18, whole genome shotgun sequence includes the following:
- the PIP5KL1 gene encoding phosphatidylinositol 4-phosphate 5-kinase-like protein 1: MAAPSPGPREVLAPSPEAGCRAATSTSGRRGLLWRLRDKQARLGLFEIGPGHELHQLTCMMQAGLWAATQVSMDHPPTGPPTEEDFSEVLTQVHEGFELGTLAGPAFAWLRHSLGLAEEDYQAALGPGGPYLQFLSTSKSKASFFLSHDQRFFLKTQRRREVRALLAHLPRYVQHLQRYPHSLLARLLGVHSLRVARGKKEFFIIMLSVFYPAGRISERYDIKGCEVSRWVEPAPEGSPLVLVLKDLNFQGKTIDLGPQRSWLLHQMELDTAFLRELNVLDYSLLMAFQLLHEDERGPGNSLIFRTVRSVRGVQSPEEPASQNRRLLPDSPNALHILDGPEQRYFLGLVDLATVYGLRKRLEHLWKTLRYPRRTFSTVSPARYARRLCQWVEAHTA; encoded by the exons ATGGCCGCACCGAGCCCGGGGCCCCGCGAG GtcctggccccctccccagaggcTGGATGCAGAGCAGCCACCTCGACCTCGGGCCGCCGTGGCCTCCTCTGGCGTCTCCGAGACAAGCAGGCTCGCCTTGGCCTGTTTGAGATTGGCCCGGGACATGAGCTGCACCAGCTGACATGCATGATgcaggcagggctgtgggctGCCACCCAGGTCTCCATGGACCACCCACCCACA GGACCACCCACTGAGGAGGATTTCTCCGAGGTCCTGACCCAGGTTCACGAG GGCTTCGAGCTGGGCACCCTGGCTGGCCCGGCCTTCGCCTGGCTGCGCCACTCCCTAGGCCTGGCCGAGGAGGACTATCAGGCGGCGCTCGGCCCAGGTGGCCCCTACCTGCAGTTCCTCAGCACCTCCAAGAGCAAAGCCAGCTTCTTCCTGTC CCACGACCAACGCTTCTTCCTGAAGACCCAGCGGCGTCGGGAGGTGCGGGCGCTGCTCGCCCACCTGCCCCGCTATGTGCAGCATCTGCAGCGGTATCCGCACTCGCTCCTTGCGCGTTTGCTGG GAGTGCACAGTCTGCGGGTGGCTCGGGGAAAGAAG GAATTCTTCATCATCATGCTAAGCGTCTTCTATCCCGCCGGCCGCATCTCTGAGAG GTACGACATAAAGGGCTGTGAGGTGAGCCGATGGGTGGAGCCAGCCCCTGAGGGTAGCCCCCTTGTCCTGGTGCTGAAGGACCTCAACTTTCAAGGCAAGACCATCGACCTGG GGCCCCAGCGGAGCTGGCTGCTCCACCAGATGGAACTGGACACCGCCTTCCTCCGGGAGCTCAACGTGCTCGATTACAGCCTCCTGATGGCCTTCCAGCTTCTCCATGAGGACGAGCGGGGCCCGGGCAACAGCCTCATCTTCCGCACAGTCAG GTCTGTGCGAGGGGTACAGAGCCCCGAGGAGCCGGCATCCCAGAACCGCCGGCTGCTGCCCGACTCCCCCAACGCCTTACACATCCTCGATGGGCCGGAGCAACGCTATTTCCTGGGCCTCGTGGATCTCGCCACGGTCTACGGGCTCCGCAAGCGGCTGGAGCACCTATGGAAGACGCTGCGCTACCCGCGCCGGACCTTCTCCACCGTCAGCCCCGCTCGCTACGCCCGTCGCCTCTGCCAGTGGGTGGAGGCACACACCGCGTGA
- the DPM2 gene encoding dolichol phosphate-mannose biosynthesis regulatory protein isoform X1 produces MATGTDQVVGLGLVAVSLVIFTYYTAWVILLPFIDSQHVIHKYFLPRAYAVAIPLAAGLLLLLFVAPGTGCGTESVHHLRDAEEPEGDQKGSVKAQRG; encoded by the exons ATG GCCACGGGGACAGACCAGGTGGTGGGACTCGGCCTCGTCGCCGTTAGCCTGGTCATCTTCACCTACTACACCGCCTGGGTGATTCTCTTG CCGTTCATCGACAGCCAGCATGTCATCCACAAGTACTTCTTGCCCCGAGCCTATGCTGTCGCCATCCCCCTGGCCGCTGGCCTCCTGCTGCTCCTGTTTGTGG CTCCTGGCACAGGCTGTGGCACCGA GAGTGTTCATCACCTACGTGATGCTGAAGAACCAGAAGGTGACCAAAAAGGCTCAGTGAAGGCCCAGCGGGGCTGA
- the DPM2 gene encoding dolichol phosphate-mannose biosynthesis regulatory protein isoform X2, which translates to MATGTDQVVGLGLVAVSLVIFTYYTAWVILLPFIDSQHVIHKYFLPRAYAVAIPLAAGLLLLLFVGVFITYVMLKNQKVTKKAQ; encoded by the exons ATG GCCACGGGGACAGACCAGGTGGTGGGACTCGGCCTCGTCGCCGTTAGCCTGGTCATCTTCACCTACTACACCGCCTGGGTGATTCTCTTG CCGTTCATCGACAGCCAGCATGTCATCCACAAGTACTTCTTGCCCCGAGCCTATGCTGTCGCCATCCCCCTGGCCGCTGGCCTCCTGCTGCTCCTGTTTGTGG GAGTGTTCATCACCTACGTGATGCTGAAGAACCAGAAGGTGACCAAAAAGGCTCAGTGA